One window of the Pseudomonadota bacterium genome contains the following:
- a CDS encoding 50S ribosomal protein L23, translating to MNEYDIVIRPLITEKSSLLRDNGNQYIFEVRREANKIEIKKAIEKLFKVKVVSVRVAIMEGKEKKLGRFSGKRPDWKKAVVKLSPKDKITIFEGA from the coding sequence ATGAATGAATACGATATTGTCATAAGACCCCTGATAACTGAGAAAAGCTCCCTTTTGAGGGATAATGGGAATCAGTATATATTTGAGGTACGGAGAGAAGCGAATAAAATAGAGATCAAAAAGGCTATAGAAAAGCTTTTTAAAGTAAAGGTAGTCTCAGTAAGGGTTGCTATTATGGAAGGAAAAGAGAAAAAACTTGGGAGGTTTTCAGGCAAGCGGCCTGATTGGAAAAAGGCAGTTGTAAAATTAAGTCCTAAAGACAAAATAACGATTTTTGAGGGTGCATAA